Proteins from a genomic interval of Fusarium oxysporum Fo47 chromosome I, complete sequence:
- a CDS encoding mitochondrial carrier domain-containing protein: MSPPVAAGREKESGLARVLGSGSAGIAELAVFHPVDTIAKRLMSNQTRISSASELNKVIFKDKATAPLGRKFVSLFPGLGYAAGYKVLQRVYKYGGQPVARDYLSKHYGADFENAFGKKTGKAIMHSTAGSLIGIGEIVLLPLDVLKIKRQTNPEAFRGRGVLKIVADEGFGLYRGWGWTAARNAPGSFALFGGSAFAKEYIFHLEDYNKASWFQNFIASIAGASASLVVSAPLDVIKTRIQNRNFDNPESGFRILSNMAKNEGPGAFFKGLVPKLLMTGPKLVFSFWLAQTLIPAFDTAFKK; the protein is encoded by the exons ATGTCTCCTCCCGTCGCTGCTGGTCGCGAGAAGGAGTCCGGCCTGGCTCGTGTCCTCGGCTCCG GTTCCGCTGGTATTGCTGAGCTGGCCGTCTTCCATCCT GTCGACACCATTGCGAAGCGGTTGATGAGCAACCAGACTCGT ATATCCAGCGCCAGCGAGTTGAACAAGGTTAtcttcaaggacaaggccaCCGCTCCCCTCGGACGAAAATTCGTTTCTCTCTTCCCTGGGCTGGGATACGCCGCCGGTTACAAGGTCCTCCAGCGTGTGTACAAGTATGGTGGCCAGCCTGTTGCCCGTGATTACCTCTCCAAGCACTATGGAGCAGACTTTGAGAACGCCTTCGGCAAGAAGACTGGAAAAGCCATCATGCACTCTACTGCTGGAAG TCTGATCGGTATTGGTGAGATTGTTCTCCTACCTCTTGATgtcctcaagatcaagcgTCAGACAAACCCCGAGGCTTTCCGTGGCCGTGGCGTCCTCAAGATCGTTGCCGATGAGGGTTTCGGCCTGTACCGTGGTTGGGGCTGGACTGCTGCTCGTAACGCCCCTGGATCTTTCGCT CTGTTCGGTGGATCTGCTTTTGCCAAGGAGTACATTTTCCATCTTGAGGATTACAATAAGGCCAGCTGGTTCCAGAACTTTATTGCTTCTATTGCTGGCGCTTCCGCTTCTCTCGTTGTCTCTGCTCCCCTTGACGTTATCAAGACCCGTATCCAGAACCGAAACTTCGACAACCCTGAGAGTGGCTTCCGAATTCTCTCCAACATGGCCAAGAACGAGGGTCCTGGAGCTTTCTTCAAGGGACTTGTCCCTAAG